Proteins co-encoded in one Haloarcula pelagica genomic window:
- a CDS encoding ABC transporter ATP-binding protein — translation MSQATDAPVTDPQGDRAVLRTDGVTKRFGGLTAVDDVDIQVDEGEIVGLIGPNGAGKSTLFNCITGTLDADEGSVYLQGEDVTDWPEYKIARAGLGRMFQETRIFGDMTVRKNLLIAAQEAGAGAGNLLRRPDDSLLGRADELLEYVDLGGLADVRAGRLSFGQQKLIEFAMALMSDPEIMLMDEPAGGINPSMVEKLIEYIRTANTDEEATIFLIEHNMDFVMEIADRIYVLAHGERIAEGTPEQIQNDQRVLDAYLGRE, via the coding sequence GTGAGCCAGGCCACCGACGCGCCGGTGACCGACCCACAGGGTGACCGTGCCGTCCTCCGGACCGACGGCGTTACCAAACGTTTCGGTGGGTTGACCGCCGTCGACGATGTCGACATCCAGGTCGACGAAGGCGAGATCGTCGGACTCATCGGGCCCAACGGTGCCGGAAAGTCGACGCTGTTCAACTGCATCACCGGCACGCTCGACGCCGACGAGGGCAGCGTCTACCTCCAGGGAGAAGACGTGACCGACTGGCCCGAGTACAAGATCGCCCGGGCGGGACTCGGACGGATGTTCCAGGAGACCCGGATCTTCGGGGACATGACCGTCCGGAAGAACCTCCTGATCGCGGCTCAAGAGGCCGGTGCCGGCGCGGGGAACCTCCTGCGCCGGCCCGACGACTCGCTGCTGGGCCGTGCCGACGAACTACTGGAGTACGTCGACCTGGGCGGGCTGGCGGACGTACGGGCCGGCCGACTGAGCTTCGGCCAGCAGAAGCTCATCGAGTTCGCGATGGCGCTGATGTCCGACCCGGAGATCATGCTGATGGACGAACCCGCCGGGGGGATCAACCCCTCGATGGTCGAGAAGCTCATCGAGTACATCCGCACCGCGAACACCGACGAGGAGGCGACGATCTTCCTGATCGAACACAACATGGACTTCGTCATGGAGATCGCCGACCGGATCTACGTGCTGGCCCACGGCGAGCGCATCGCCGAGGGCACGCCCGAACAGATCCAGAACGACCAGCGCGTCCTCGACGCGTATCTGGGGAGGGAATGA
- the artA gene encoding archaeosortase A has translation MIPTVLQSRVTLGGLSFDPLVLSEPLMWLVLAAFLGSAVLHRTDERWARITAVTGWGLFGAFWFVLIPHFVLTQKSFVEGIGSVAAVPLSLYTGYLLWNGRDSLFVLTRAIGAMGIVYVPFLTIEPLRQFLVEVVTDQTAFLMSLLGVDPVVVDGFSHNGIEIVTKQYPYESTFWFDHEEGPITYNILLACTGIGSISIFAGAILAVSAPWRRKLRALAATAAVIYVLNLFRNVFIGLSFGLQRMQVFEGAIMSLFGVSDPRLVSYYLADRILAQVGSVVVLVGITWILVRELPEMTVLVEDLLFMLTGTEYDLEAAFHATDGDANATPGDD, from the coding sequence ATGATACCGACAGTCCTGCAGTCACGCGTCACGCTCGGTGGACTGTCGTTCGATCCGCTCGTGCTCTCGGAGCCGCTGATGTGGCTCGTCCTCGCGGCGTTTCTCGGGAGTGCCGTCCTCCACCGAACCGACGAACGATGGGCACGGATCACGGCGGTCACCGGCTGGGGACTGTTCGGCGCGTTCTGGTTCGTGTTGATCCCGCATTTCGTCCTGACACAGAAGAGCTTCGTCGAGGGGATCGGCAGCGTCGCCGCGGTCCCGCTCTCGCTGTACACGGGGTATCTGCTGTGGAACGGACGTGATTCGCTGTTCGTACTGACACGGGCGATCGGGGCGATGGGGATCGTCTACGTTCCGTTCCTCACGATCGAGCCGCTACGGCAGTTCCTCGTCGAGGTAGTGACCGACCAGACCGCCTTTCTGATGTCACTGCTGGGTGTCGATCCCGTCGTCGTCGACGGCTTCTCGCACAACGGGATCGAGATCGTCACCAAGCAGTACCCCTACGAGAGCACGTTCTGGTTCGACCACGAGGAGGGACCGATCACGTACAACATCCTCCTCGCCTGTACCGGGATCGGGAGCATCTCGATCTTCGCCGGCGCCATCCTGGCGGTGTCGGCACCCTGGCGGCGAAAACTCCGGGCGCTGGCGGCGACGGCGGCGGTCATCTACGTCCTGAACCTGTTCCGGAACGTGTTCATCGGCCTCTCCTTTGGCCTCCAGCGGATGCAGGTCTTCGAGGGCGCCATCATGTCACTCTTTGGCGTCTCGGACCCGCGGCTGGTGTCGTACTACCTCGCGGATCGGATCCTCGCACAGGTCGGGTCCGTCGTCGTCCTCGTGGGGATCACCTGGATCCTCGTGCGTGAACTCCCGGAGATGACCGTTCTCGTCGAGGATCTGCTGTTCATGCTGACCGGGACCGAGTACGATCTAGAAGCGGCGTTTCACGCGACCGACGGGGACGCGAACGCGACCCCCGGTGACGACTAG
- a CDS encoding ABC transporter ATP-binding protein, protein MATTDTSTTTDDTLLSMRNVTSGYGNTTVLHDVSIGVEQGEIGCLIGPNGSGKSTLMKSIYGFADVQAGTVSFRDQEITGRSPQENLAGGMSYVLQDASVFPRMSVHENMLMGGYVFDDDDEAAERAEELYDEFPILGDIRGQKAGTLSGGQRRLLELARALMVDPDLMMLDEPSIGLEPRFIDDVFERIEQLNDLGTTILLVEQNAEKGLSVADRGFVLASGEIKFTGSGTELLNNEEVGRLYLGG, encoded by the coding sequence ATGGCGACCACAGACACATCCACCACGACCGACGACACGCTGTTGTCGATGCGCAACGTCACCTCGGGCTACGGCAACACGACCGTCCTGCACGACGTGAGCATCGGCGTCGAACAGGGAGAGATCGGCTGTCTCATCGGCCCGAACGGGTCGGGGAAGTCGACGCTGATGAAGAGCATCTACGGCTTCGCCGATGTCCAGGCGGGGACGGTCAGCTTCCGCGACCAGGAGATCACCGGGCGCTCGCCCCAGGAGAACCTCGCCGGCGGGATGAGCTACGTCCTCCAGGACGCCAGCGTCTTCCCCCGGATGAGCGTCCACGAGAACATGCTGATGGGCGGGTACGTCTTCGACGACGACGACGAGGCCGCCGAGCGCGCCGAAGAACTGTACGACGAGTTCCCGATCCTGGGCGACATCCGTGGCCAGAAGGCCGGCACGCTCTCGGGCGGTCAGCGCCGCCTGCTCGAACTGGCCCGCGCGCTGATGGTCGATCCCGACCTGATGATGCTCGACGAGCCTTCGATCGGCCTCGAACCGCGCTTCATCGACGACGTGTTCGAGCGCATCGAACAGCTCAACGACCTCGGGACGACGATCCTGCTGGTCGAACAGAACGCCGAGAAGGGACTGTCCGTCGCCGACCGCGGGTTCGTCCTTGCCAGCGGCGAGATCAAGTTCACCGGCTCCGGCACCGAACTCCTCAACAACGAGGAGGTCGGCCGGCTCTACCTCGGGGGCTAA
- a CDS encoding amino acid ABC transporter substrate-binding protein, protein MTRKHDRRQFLKIAGSTGVIGLTGLSGCSGDGGSGGGGDGGSGDGGSGDGGSGDGGSGDGGSTGESGGGSNVLTLGGSMSLSGDNADLGQLYRDAYELTIQRINESGGVEAGDGNTYELEMILRDDGTDASTSKSIYQELIDRENVDYLLGPYSSTVTLPASAVAAQNQKPMVEGGGASPEIFAQGNEWIFGLLPTANKYAGSFIDMCLAQEETPESIAILAEDGTFSQSTAEGARQKIEQTDLELVVDQTFPSSTSDLSTNLGRVRDNDADILLLCAHQKHNIILANQMESQNVNVDAAMGTVGSLNDSFKNEVGANGDYMYGPSSWAVNANFDDPVYGQTGDFVSAIEENYGYTPDYHSAAGEAVILTFMNAFQNVDEVAPTPVRNEIRNSDFSSVYGTVAFDDSGVINKNMLVYQWQPDPGLQITYPDNVAQSEPIYPMPDWSER, encoded by the coding sequence ATGACCCGAAAACACGACCGAAGACAGTTCCTCAAGATTGCAGGGAGTACAGGCGTGATTGGGCTGACGGGCCTCTCCGGTTGCTCCGGAGACGGCGGCAGCGGCGGTGGTGGCGACGGCGGAAGTGGCGACGGCGGCAGTGGTGACGGCGGAAGCGGCGACGGCGGCAGCGGTGACGGCGGTTCGACAGGCGAGAGCGGCGGCGGGTCGAACGTGCTCACACTCGGCGGTTCGATGAGCCTGTCGGGCGACAACGCCGACCTCGGGCAGCTGTATCGGGACGCCTACGAACTCACGATCCAGCGAATCAACGAGAGCGGCGGTGTCGAGGCGGGTGACGGCAACACCTACGAACTGGAGATGATCCTCCGGGACGACGGGACCGACGCCTCGACCTCGAAGTCGATCTACCAGGAGCTGATCGACCGCGAAAATGTCGACTATCTCTTGGGACCGTACTCCAGTACGGTGACGCTGCCGGCCAGTGCGGTCGCCGCACAGAACCAGAAGCCGATGGTCGAGGGCGGTGGCGCGAGCCCCGAGATCTTCGCGCAGGGCAACGAGTGGATCTTCGGCCTCCTGCCGACGGCCAACAAGTACGCCGGGTCGTTCATCGACATGTGTCTCGCACAGGAGGAGACGCCCGAATCCATCGCGATTCTCGCGGAGGACGGCACGTTCAGCCAGTCCACCGCAGAGGGTGCCAGACAGAAGATCGAGCAGACCGACCTCGAACTGGTCGTCGACCAGACGTTCCCGTCGAGCACCTCCGACCTCTCGACGAACCTCGGCCGAGTCCGAGACAACGACGCCGACATCCTGCTGTTGTGTGCCCACCAGAAGCACAACATCATCCTGGCCAACCAGATGGAGAGCCAGAACGTCAACGTCGACGCGGCGATGGGGACCGTCGGCAGCCTCAACGACTCGTTCAAAAACGAGGTCGGCGCTAACGGCGACTACATGTACGGTCCCTCCTCGTGGGCGGTCAACGCGAACTTCGACGACCCGGTGTACGGCCAGACCGGCGACTTCGTCTCGGCGATCGAGGAGAACTACGGGTACACGCCGGACTACCACAGCGCGGCCGGCGAGGCCGTCATCTTGACGTTCATGAACGCGTTCCAGAACGTCGACGAGGTCGCGCCGACGCCCGTGCGCAACGAGATCCGGAACTCGGACTTCTCGTCGGTGTACGGCACCGTCGCCTTCGACGACTCCGGTGTCATCAACAAGAACATGCTGGTCTACCAGTGGCAACCTGACCCCGGCCTCCAGATCACCTACCCCGACAACGTCGCTCAGTCCGAACCCATCTACCCGATGCCGGACTGGAGTGAACGCTAA
- a CDS encoding SLC13 family permease — MTWRGLQTPRRTAGALAVALALTAGVAGAPTPPGLGLAAQYALATMVLAATLWVTTALPLPVTALLIPVALTVFGVYGEMEAALSGFADPLIFLFIAGFMLAETLQTHNIDRRIALYLINRLGRSPRMLILAIMIATAGLSMWVSNTATTAMMTPVALGVLAEVVGREATEDGVSNMRVATLLGTAYAASVGGVGTLIGTPPNVVAVAFLDQLVGVEISFAQWLAVGLPIVVITLPLTWYVLTFWLYPPEIDDVTDAQAQAGQYLQEEGPLSPAGRRAAYIFAATAGLWILGGLGVLFQGLVPEPWFVTLFGGSGETIFGLSGHRGILYFVVVGLFAIPALVLSGADEWENLVEIDWGTIILFGGGISLADALAETNATEWLARSVFDAVVGAPLVLVVLAVVVFTVLVTELSSNTATTTIVAPVLIGVGSVLSGTLGVDPVPAAIFLTVTGAIAASFAFALPVATPPNAIVFGSGHLRQRDMIRAGVVLNVLMTLVLTALVVVFFATIWPTILW; from the coding sequence ATGACCTGGCGTGGCCTCCAGACACCGCGTCGGACTGCCGGTGCCCTCGCCGTCGCGCTCGCGCTGACGGCAGGTGTCGCCGGTGCGCCGACGCCGCCGGGGCTCGGCCTGGCCGCACAGTACGCGCTGGCGACGATGGTGCTGGCGGCGACGCTGTGGGTCACGACGGCGCTCCCGCTCCCGGTGACGGCGCTGTTGATACCGGTCGCGCTGACGGTCTTTGGCGTCTACGGGGAGATGGAGGCCGCACTCTCGGGCTTTGCCGATCCGCTGATCTTCCTCTTTATCGCGGGGTTCATGCTGGCCGAGACGCTCCAGACCCACAACATCGACCGCCGGATCGCGCTGTATCTCATCAACCGACTCGGCCGGTCGCCCCGGATGCTCATTCTGGCGATCATGATCGCGACGGCGGGGCTGTCGATGTGGGTCTCGAACACGGCGACGACGGCGATGATGACGCCGGTCGCACTGGGTGTCCTGGCGGAGGTCGTCGGCCGGGAAGCGACCGAGGACGGCGTCTCGAACATGCGTGTGGCGACGCTTCTGGGAACGGCCTACGCGGCGAGCGTCGGCGGTGTCGGGACGCTGATCGGGACCCCGCCGAACGTCGTCGCCGTGGCCTTCCTCGACCAGTTGGTCGGGGTGGAGATCTCGTTCGCCCAGTGGCTCGCGGTCGGACTCCCGATCGTCGTGATCACGCTCCCGCTGACCTGGTACGTGCTGACGTTCTGGCTGTACCCACCGGAGATCGACGACGTGACCGACGCACAGGCCCAGGCGGGCCAGTACCTCCAGGAGGAAGGCCCGCTGTCGCCGGCCGGCCGCCGCGCGGCGTACATCTTCGCTGCGACGGCCGGCCTGTGGATTCTCGGAGGGCTCGGTGTGCTGTTCCAGGGGCTGGTCCCCGAGCCGTGGTTCGTGACGCTGTTTGGCGGCTCGGGCGAGACGATATTCGGGCTGTCCGGCCACCGCGGGATCCTCTATTTCGTCGTCGTCGGGCTGTTCGCCATCCCTGCGCTGGTCCTCTCGGGGGCCGACGAGTGGGAGAACCTCGTCGAGATCGACTGGGGGACGATCATCCTCTTTGGCGGAGGGATCTCGCTGGCCGACGCGCTCGCGGAGACGAACGCGACGGAGTGGCTCGCCCGCTCGGTGTTCGACGCGGTCGTCGGCGCGCCGCTCGTGCTCGTGGTACTGGCGGTCGTGGTCTTCACCGTTCTGGTGACCGAACTCTCCTCGAACACGGCGACGACGACGATCGTCGCGCCGGTACTCATCGGAGTCGGGAGTGTGTTGTCGGGTACGCTGGGTGTCGATCCTGTTCCTGCGGCGATCTTCCTCACCGTCACCGGCGCCATCGCGGCGAGTTTCGCCTTCGCTTTGCCCGTGGCGACGCCGCCAAACGCCATCGTCTTCGGCAGCGGACACCTCCGGCAGCGGGACATGATCCGCGCAGGTGTCGTGTTGAACGTGTTGATGACGCTCGTGCTCACCGCGCTGGTCGTCGTCTTCTTCGCGACGATCTGGCCAACGATTCTTTGGTGA
- the dph5 gene encoding diphthine synthase — MLTFVGLGLYDERSVTLAGRDAIAAADRVFAEFYTSRLVGTDIESLEAFHDTDIEVRDRAGVEQDPDPVLDAAETADVVFLTAGDTMVSTTHTDLRLRAHERGIETRVIHGTTAQTAAGSLTGLQNYRFGKATTLPFEGAHGADGVPDSVVSTIEANLARDLHTLVYLDIKVDDPHWDDSDETYMTADHAAGLLADPFPEQLGVVVARAGSSDPTVVADTLTTLSERDFGGPLHLLVLPADLHPMEADALTELAGLPADR; from the coding sequence ATGCTCACCTTCGTCGGCCTCGGACTCTACGACGAACGATCGGTCACGCTCGCCGGTCGGGATGCGATCGCCGCCGCCGACCGCGTGTTCGCGGAGTTCTACACCAGCCGCCTGGTCGGGACCGACATCGAATCGCTCGAAGCGTTCCACGACACCGACATCGAGGTCCGTGACCGCGCTGGCGTCGAGCAGGACCCCGACCCCGTGCTCGACGCCGCCGAAACCGCGGACGTGGTCTTCCTGACCGCGGGCGATACGATGGTCTCGACGACACACACAGACCTCCGGCTGCGCGCCCACGAGCGCGGGATCGAGACGCGCGTGATCCACGGGACGACCGCCCAGACCGCCGCCGGATCACTGACCGGCCTCCAGAACTACCGTTTCGGAAAGGCCACGACCCTCCCGTTCGAGGGCGCTCACGGCGCCGACGGCGTCCCCGACAGCGTCGTCTCGACCATCGAGGCCAACCTGGCCCGTGACCTGCACACACTCGTGTACTTAGATATCAAGGTCGACGATCCTCACTGGGACGACAGCGACGAGACGTACATGACGGCAGACCACGCCGCCGGCCTCCTGGCCGATCCATTCCCCGAGCAACTCGGTGTCGTCGTCGCGCGTGCCGGGAGTTCGGACCCGACAGTCGTGGCCGACACACTCACGACGCTCTCGGAACGGGACTTCGGCGGTCCGCTGCATCTGCTCGTGCTCCCCGCCGACCTCCACCCGATGGAAGCGGACGCGCTGACGGAACTCGCCGGGCTTCCCGCGGACCGCTAG
- a CDS encoding branched-chain amino acid ABC transporter permease: MAATQFVVNGLLVGALFAAVAVGFALIWGVVDIINLAHGEMVMLGGYTSYWVLSLVTGNAEGSPLLFLATVPVAIGVLFVVGYALQRTLVSRVIGTDIFLTLLVTFGASIAIQQLALQAWSANPRSIRVAFADPSLTVAGVVVPKMKLVAFVGALVLTALLFVFLKQTRTGRAIRAVAQNPEAAALVGIDVEHTRAMTFGLSSAIAGGVGSFIAVILNIQPQMGLIYTLKSFVIVVFGGVGSIPGALVGGLLLGSVEELVAGFVSSQWTLAVSFSLLIVLLVVKPKGLFGEGVNE; this comes from the coding sequence ATGGCGGCGACACAGTTCGTCGTCAACGGCCTGCTCGTCGGAGCGCTGTTCGCGGCGGTCGCTGTCGGCTTCGCACTCATCTGGGGCGTCGTCGACATCATCAACCTCGCACACGGCGAGATGGTGATGCTGGGCGGCTACACGTCCTACTGGGTGCTGTCGTTAGTGACGGGCAACGCGGAGGGGTCGCCGCTGCTGTTCCTGGCGACCGTCCCGGTCGCTATCGGCGTGCTGTTCGTCGTCGGCTACGCGCTCCAGCGGACGCTCGTCTCACGGGTCATCGGGACGGACATCTTCCTGACGCTGCTCGTGACCTTCGGGGCGAGTATCGCCATCCAGCAACTGGCCCTGCAGGCCTGGTCGGCCAATCCACGGTCGATCCGGGTCGCCTTCGCCGACCCGTCGCTGACGGTCGCGGGCGTCGTCGTTCCGAAGATGAAACTCGTCGCGTTCGTCGGGGCACTGGTCCTGACCGCACTGTTGTTCGTCTTCCTGAAACAGACCCGGACCGGACGGGCGATCCGCGCGGTCGCACAGAACCCCGAGGCAGCTGCCCTCGTGGGTATCGACGTGGAACACACCCGGGCGATGACCTTCGGGCTCTCGTCGGCGATCGCCGGCGGCGTGGGTTCGTTCATCGCGGTCATCCTCAACATCCAGCCACAGATGGGACTGATCTACACGCTCAAGAGCTTCGTCATCGTCGTCTTCGGCGGCGTGGGTTCGATCCCCGGCGCGCTCGTCGGCGGCCTCCTGCTCGGGTCGGTCGAGGAACTGGTCGCCGGGTTCGTCTCCTCACAGTGGACGCTCGCGGTCAGTTTCTCGCTGCTGATCGTCCTGCTCGTGGTCAAACCCAAGGGCCTGTTCGGTGAGGGGGTGAACGAATGA
- a CDS encoding universal stress protein — MYRVLVPVDDDPDRARGQAAFVAELPDGTDTVEAIVTHALTPEQAEAPDDLKSVDRVETVRLVQDYLDEHDIDHQLAEARTPPADGILDLAAEFGVDQIVMGSRKRSPTGKVVFGSVAQQVLLEGDVPVTVVGAREA, encoded by the coding sequence ATGTACCGTGTACTCGTTCCCGTCGACGACGACCCGGACCGCGCCCGCGGCCAGGCCGCCTTCGTCGCGGAACTGCCCGACGGCACCGACACGGTCGAAGCGATCGTCACGCACGCGCTGACGCCCGAGCAGGCCGAGGCGCCCGACGACCTCAAGTCGGTCGACCGCGTGGAGACGGTTCGGCTGGTCCAGGACTACCTCGACGAGCACGACATCGACCACCAACTCGCCGAGGCGCGGACACCGCCGGCTGACGGCATCCTCGATCTGGCTGCCGAGTTCGGCGTCGACCAGATCGTCATGGGGTCGCGCAAGCGCTCCCCGACCGGGAAGGTCGTCTTCGGCAGCGTCGCCCAGCAGGTACTGCTGGAAGGCGACGTGCCGGTGACGGTCGTCGGTGCCCGCGAGGCGTGA
- a CDS encoding branched-chain amino acid ABC transporter permease, with protein MSTETDDSGLLRSVFPPDQIDRLFRICDAHGWKLILAGAVFGALPPVLGLQSGYYMTVLSEMYLFAILALSWDIVGGQTGYPSFGNMAFFGIGAYTTAILVKDFAVAFPAAFVVAGLVATAFALVIGIIVLRLRGHYFAIATLGVLLAAQQVSRNLDITGGASGKILLETPSGTEFYYLFLGVLVAEAAVIYYLSGTRFGFVLNAIRDDEGKATAMGFNTTYYKTAAWMLAAMFTGFAGGAYSLFNTFIDPQTAYNGAWNVELIAMALLGGSGTVAGPIIGAFGLHTVIEVVETYAVGWQLVLLGLAVIVTVIVIPKGLVGSLREYASQMEYYKHGGMAAADDSADTDDSAAGGDSP; from the coding sequence ATGAGCACCGAGACCGACGACTCCGGACTCCTCAGGTCGGTCTTCCCGCCCGACCAGATCGACCGGCTGTTCCGGATCTGTGACGCCCACGGCTGGAAGCTCATCCTTGCCGGTGCGGTCTTCGGTGCGCTCCCGCCTGTCCTTGGCCTCCAGTCGGGGTACTACATGACCGTCCTCTCGGAGATGTACCTCTTTGCGATCCTGGCGCTGTCGTGGGACATCGTCGGCGGGCAGACCGGCTACCCGAGTTTCGGGAACATGGCCTTCTTCGGGATCGGCGCGTACACGACGGCGATCCTGGTCAAGGACTTCGCGGTCGCGTTCCCGGCGGCGTTCGTCGTCGCCGGCCTGGTCGCGACCGCCTTCGCCCTGGTCATCGGGATCATCGTCCTGCGGCTACGGGGCCACTACTTCGCGATCGCGACGCTCGGAGTGTTGCTCGCGGCCCAGCAGGTCTCCCGGAATCTCGACATCACCGGCGGCGCAAGCGGAAAGATCCTGCTGGAGACGCCTTCGGGGACGGAGTTCTACTACCTGTTCCTGGGCGTCCTGGTCGCCGAAGCGGCGGTGATCTACTACCTCTCGGGCACCCGGTTCGGGTTCGTGCTCAACGCCATCCGGGACGACGAGGGCAAGGCCACCGCCATGGGATTCAACACGACCTACTACAAGACCGCCGCGTGGATGCTGGCGGCGATGTTCACCGGCTTCGCCGGCGGCGCCTACAGTCTGTTCAACACGTTCATCGACCCACAGACCGCCTACAACGGCGCCTGGAACGTGGAACTGATCGCGATGGCGTTGCTGGGCGGATCCGGGACCGTCGCCGGTCCGATCATCGGTGCCTTCGGCCTGCATACGGTCATCGAGGTCGTCGAGACCTACGCCGTGGGCTGGCAACTCGTCCTGTTGGGCCTTGCGGTCATCGTGACCGTGATCGTCATCCCGAAGGGGCTGGTGGGCTCGCTACGGGAGTACGCCAGCCAGATGGAGTACTACAAACACGGCGGGATGGCTGCCGCCGACGACAGCGCCGACACGGACGACTCGGCCGCGGGAGGTGACTCCCCGTGA
- a CDS encoding class I SAM-dependent methyltransferase, whose amino-acid sequence MGVPCVRVAREDGEATRGRLAEAGLVDDGHDITVADGSLYIPVTDPAAVPEEFVVVEFDAPVREGQTMPADLLSFDPSYERIGETVIVDEDDPDRARELADAILESDLPVTTVLDRASKIKGTERVRDWDLLAGDDTEVLHREYGSEFLLDLAEVYFSPRLATERHRVVEKVRPGEHAFDMFAGVGPFVIPFARRGAVCVGTDINETAIDYLRENARRNGVADRVTAICGDVREVAGDYEGWADRVVMNLPHSADEFLETAVALAGDDCWLHYYDIQHEDDPYGPGERAIRAAAEPAYDVCVETRHTVRSYAPHEHNVVLDVHLTR is encoded by the coding sequence ATGGGCGTTCCCTGCGTTCGTGTCGCACGCGAGGACGGCGAGGCCACTCGCGGTCGGCTGGCCGAGGCCGGTCTCGTCGACGACGGCCACGATATCACGGTCGCCGACGGGTCGCTGTACATCCCGGTCACCGACCCGGCAGCGGTCCCCGAAGAGTTCGTCGTCGTCGAGTTCGACGCACCGGTCCGCGAGGGGCAGACGATGCCGGCGGACCTGTTGTCGTTCGATCCCAGCTACGAGCGGATCGGGGAGACCGTCATCGTCGACGAAGACGACCCGGACCGAGCGCGGGAACTCGCGGACGCGATTCTCGAATCGGACCTGCCCGTGACGACCGTCCTCGACCGCGCGTCGAAGATCAAGGGGACCGAGCGGGTCAGAGACTGGGACCTCCTGGCCGGCGACGATACGGAAGTGCTCCACCGGGAGTACGGGTCGGAGTTCCTGCTGGATCTGGCCGAGGTGTACTTCTCGCCGCGGCTGGCGACCGAGCGCCACCGAGTCGTCGAGAAGGTTCGACCGGGCGAACACGCGTTCGACATGTTCGCCGGGGTCGGCCCGTTCGTGATCCCGTTCGCCCGCCGGGGGGCGGTCTGTGTGGGGACGGACATCAACGAGACGGCCATCGACTATCTCCGGGAGAACGCGCGCCGGAACGGCGTCGCCGACAGGGTGACCGCTATCTGTGGGGATGTCCGCGAGGTCGCCGGCGACTACGAGGGGTGGGCGGACCGGGTCGTGATGAACCTCCCCCACAGTGCCGACGAGTTCCTGGAGACCGCGGTCGCGCTGGCCGGCGACGACTGCTGGCTGCACTATTACGACATCCAACACGAGGACGACCCCTACGGACCGGGCGAGCGAGCGATCAGGGCGGCAGCGGAACCGGCCTACGACGTGTGCGTCGAGACGCGTCACACCGTCCGCTCGTACGCGCCACACGAGCACAACGTCGTCTTAGACGTTCACCTGACGAGGTGA
- a CDS encoding DUF7344 domain-containing protein, protein MVDPGEVDELFRALADSRRRVALSRLSTHQDLTLPDLADELAEIEHGRPLTEIDPESVTELYFDLYHSHVPCLVAADLVEYDQAQDHVAITDRGDAAQSELIEQAQALTTH, encoded by the coding sequence ATGGTCGATCCGGGCGAAGTCGACGAACTGTTCCGCGCACTGGCGGACAGTCGCCGGCGTGTCGCGCTCTCCCGACTCTCGACACACCAGGACCTGACGCTACCGGATCTCGCGGACGAACTCGCGGAGATCGAGCACGGGCGCCCGCTCACCGAGATCGATCCCGAGTCGGTGACCGAACTGTACTTCGACCTCTATCACAGCCACGTCCCCTGTCTGGTCGCGGCCGATCTCGTCGAGTACGACCAGGCACAGGACCACGTGGCGATCACCGACCGCGGCGACGCCGCCCAGTCCGAACTGATCGAGCAGGCCCAAGCGTTGACGACCCACTGA
- a CDS encoding DUF7385 family protein: MDRLDISDGFDVHDYRHGLKLLKQDRGTMTLENREGFSCPACGDPFERLFVSERRTNTFGDPGRRFCLVRTDDELLLLTH, from the coding sequence ATGGACCGACTCGACATCAGCGACGGCTTCGATGTCCACGACTACCGCCACGGGCTGAAACTGCTCAAACAGGACCGGGGGACGATGACGCTCGAGAACCGCGAGGGGTTCAGCTGTCCGGCCTGTGGCGACCCCTTCGAACGCCTGTTCGTCAGCGAACGCCGGACCAACACCTTCGGTGACCCCGGACGCCGTTTCTGTCTCGTCCGGACCGACGACGAACTGCTCCTGTTGACACACTGA